TCGGAATCAATGTGGTGGTGCACCTGCTGACCCGTTATCAGAAGCATTTCCGTTTCCTGCCCAAGGAACTGCCCCAGCTGGAGGGCATGAGAAAGCCGGTCAAGAAGGCGCCGGAGGAACAACAGCTTGAAGAAGAGCCCGGGAAAACCGCCCGGCCAAAAGAGCAGACCAATCAGCCGCCGGGCAAGCAAGACGGAAAGTAATGCAATGAAAGAAGCCAGAAGTCAGAAGTCAGAAGTTAGAACCAACGATTTTTGTGCCTTTGTGCCTTTGTGCCTTTGTGCCTTTGTGCCTTTCTTAATGGCCTTTGCGCCCTTCTCCGTTTCGGCGCAGGCGCCGTTGCCGGTGGGCGATGAAATGTTGTCCAACAGCGCCATGGGCGAAGTGGCCGTTCCGCTCGCCAACTTGTGGGACGGAGTGGACAAGGATAACAACCTCTGCGTTCCGGTCATGCGCGGCCTGGTTCTCAACGACGTCGGCAAAATGGTTGATACGCCGTTGCCTTCCTATCCCAATTTTATTGACATGAACGACGACGGCCTGCCCGACTTGGTGGTGGCCGATACCCAGGGGTTCGTCTGGATTTATGCTAATTCCGGCGAGAAGGGGAAACCGAAATTCACCGCCGGCAAATTCGTGCCCACCTTCATCGGCTGGGTTTCCAGGATCTATGTCTGCGACTGGGACGGCGACGGCGATAACGATATTGTTGTCGGCACGTTTTACGGCGATGTCGTCATTCTGGAGAATTTCGGCAGTAAAAAAGAATGGCGGTTCACCCGCAAGATGGGCGTGCCGCGTTACGTTGATCCGCAATTTACGGTGGATGATCCCCAGGAACGGCTGCGGCAGATCATGATCGGAAAAATGCCCCTGATAAAAGGAAATTACCTGGCCCCGTGGGTGTGCGACTGGAACAAGGACGGCAAGCCCGACCTCCTGCTCGGCGAGGGCACTTATTCGGCCAACAGCGTGCGCCTCTTTGTCAATACCGGTTCGCGCATGAAACCGGTCTTCAGCGAAGACCGCGAATTTTATCTTGCCTACGGCGAGGGCTTTGAACAACTTACCCCCTCGGTGGTGGATTACAACGGCGACGGCCTTGACGACCTGATCGTTGGCACGCGCACCGGCCATATCCGGCTCCACAAGGGCACGAAAGCGGCCGTTGAAGAAAAGGATTTTATCGCGGCTATGAAGGGAAACCTCGCCCCGGCCATCCTGGAATATGAAAGCAATCTGAACATAGGCGGCCGGGAAATTTTTGACAAAATGTCGGTGGTTTATCCCTGCGATTGGAATGAGGACGGTCTTTTTGACCTTGTGCTGGGGCACAC
This genomic interval from Kiritimatiellia bacterium contains the following:
- a CDS encoding VCBS repeat-containing protein; protein product: MKEARSQKSEVRTNDFCAFVPLCLCAFVPFLMAFAPFSVSAQAPLPVGDEMLSNSAMGEVAVPLANLWDGVDKDNNLCVPVMRGLVLNDVGKMVDTPLPSYPNFIDMNDDGLPDLVVADTQGFVWIYANSGEKGKPKFTAGKFVPTFIGWVSRIYVCDWDGDGDNDIVVGTFYGDVVILENFGSKKEWRFTRKMGVPRYVDPQFTVDDPQERLRQIMIGKMPLIKGNYLAPWVCDWNKDGKPDLLLGEGTYSANSVRLFVNTGSRMKPVFSEDREFYLAYGEGFEQLTPSVVDYNGDGLDDLIVGTRTGHIRLHKGTKAAVEEKDFIAAMKGNLAPAILEYESNLNIGGREIFDKMSVVYPCDWNEDGLFDLVLGHTSGRVYIALNKGSKANPDFPSAEPVKGADVEKDLLAPDDWMNGVIRVWWHNFIGGFCNTASLLTCEKEVMLKPSGSPLAVPIRPVTGNYFLYYRYVNDYQGWMRNQLAYVKDIPGVNTENVVGGRLITPNQSFPLRLGKKYELSFSSILQGKPALWKVWTHEPTAPPSDIAPPPLVIQEASGIIPPSSSWVKRNYKFKCPSVFQTNYNYRLIFRMPPGDCQFLLDGISLKEIP